A single genomic interval of Caballeronia sp. NK8 harbors:
- a CDS encoding ABATE domain-containing protein, translating into MDYRSIPAIFLADAPGLDFLNSIATPVDEPVDWIGDGEGLLSWLEQAQLVPIEVLAHMRSHVAPAELDEVAAKARGLREWFRAFVQKRKGRPLSAKDLSELDALNRVLQRDEQHGVIVADANAASGFAYGMQRRWPTAESLLMPIVEALAKLVCEEDFTYVKACEGPSCTLLFADHTRGHARRWCSMAICGNRAKVAAHRARLREGKGG; encoded by the coding sequence ATGGACTACCGCTCCATCCCGGCGATCTTCCTGGCCGATGCGCCCGGCCTCGACTTCCTGAATTCGATTGCGACGCCGGTCGATGAACCCGTCGACTGGATCGGCGACGGCGAAGGTTTGCTGTCATGGCTTGAACAGGCGCAGCTCGTGCCCATCGAAGTGCTTGCGCACATGCGTTCGCATGTCGCGCCGGCAGAACTGGATGAGGTCGCGGCGAAGGCGCGTGGCTTGCGCGAATGGTTTCGCGCATTCGTGCAAAAGAGGAAGGGAAGGCCGCTATCGGCGAAGGATTTGAGCGAACTCGATGCGCTGAATCGCGTGTTGCAGCGCGATGAACAACACGGTGTGATCGTCGCCGATGCGAATGCCGCGAGCGGTTTCGCGTACGGCATGCAGCGGCGCTGGCCGACGGCCGAATCGCTGCTGATGCCGATCGTCGAAGCGCTCGCGAAGCTCGTCTGCGAAGAGGACTTTACTTACGTGAAGGCGTGTGAAGGGCCGTCGTGCACGTTGCTGTTTGCCGATCACACGCGTGGGCATGCGCGCCGCTGGTGCAGCATGGCGATTTGCGGGAATCGCGCGAAGGTGGCCGCGCATCGGGCGCGGCTCAGAGAGGGGAAGGGCGGTTGA
- a CDS encoding MBL fold metallo-hydrolase, producing the protein MTSFAARISRALGIAAAKRSRVMSSASPQHDGERFRNVKPRPVEGVGKTLRIVWNMLFKKPHNAVPAQVPSVDALTRAQLDAAPDRSLYRLGHSTMLFKLRGEYFLTDPVFGERASPFRRVGPKRFHAPPIALDDLPPLRAVILSHDHYDHLDRDTVLTLAATTQMFLTPLGVGDRLIEWGIDASKVRQLDWWQSAQLDGLSFTATPAQHFSGRSLLDGNSTLWASWVIIDDDVRVFFSGDTGYFDGFRTIGERLGPFDVTLIETGAYDAQWPYVHMQPEETVQAHIDLRGRWLVPIHNGTFDLALHPWQEPFERVTGLALARGVAAATPRMGERLDLEAPHRGERWWREVADAKPAASSWRLCASRVEGVE; encoded by the coding sequence ATGACTTCGTTTGCCGCTCGCATCAGCCGTGCCCTGGGTATCGCCGCAGCCAAGCGCTCACGCGTGATGTCGAGCGCGTCGCCGCAACATGACGGCGAGCGCTTTCGCAACGTGAAGCCGCGTCCCGTCGAAGGCGTCGGCAAGACCTTGCGCATCGTGTGGAACATGCTTTTCAAGAAGCCGCACAACGCGGTGCCGGCGCAAGTGCCCAGCGTCGACGCGCTCACGCGCGCACAACTCGACGCCGCGCCCGATCGCAGTCTGTACCGGCTCGGCCATTCGACGATGCTCTTCAAGCTGCGCGGTGAATACTTTCTGACGGACCCGGTTTTCGGCGAGCGCGCGTCGCCGTTCAGGCGCGTCGGGCCGAAGCGTTTTCACGCGCCGCCCATTGCGCTCGATGACCTGCCGCCGCTGCGCGCCGTGATCCTGTCACACGATCACTACGATCATCTCGATCGCGACACCGTGCTCACGCTGGCCGCGACGACGCAGATGTTTCTGACGCCGCTCGGCGTCGGCGACCGGTTGATCGAATGGGGCATCGATGCATCGAAGGTGCGTCAGCTCGACTGGTGGCAAAGCGCGCAGCTCGACGGCCTCTCGTTCACCGCGACGCCCGCGCAACATTTTTCCGGCCGCAGTCTGCTCGACGGCAACAGCACGCTGTGGGCGTCGTGGGTCATCATCGATGATGACGTGCGCGTGTTCTTCAGCGGCGACACCGGCTATTTCGACGGCTTCAGAACGATCGGCGAACGCCTCGGACCGTTCGACGTCACGCTGATCGAAACCGGCGCCTACGATGCGCAATGGCCCTATGTCCACATGCAGCCCGAGGAAACGGTGCAGGCGCACATCGACTTGCGCGGCCGCTGGCTCGTGCCGATTCACAACGGCACCTTCGATCTGGCGCTGCATCCGTGGCAGGAGCCGTTCGAGCGGGTAACGGGACTTGCGCTTGCACGCGGCGTCGCGGCTGCGACGCCGCGCATGGGCGAACGGCTGGACCTCGAAGCGCCGCATCGCGGGGAACGGTGGTGGCGTGAAGTGGCCGATGCAAAGCCGGCTGCGTCTTCGTGGCGCTTGTGCGCGTCGCGGGTGGAAGGGGTGGAATAG
- a CDS encoding TetR/AcrR family transcriptional regulator — MDSNDIDEIPQRLTDRKRAAIVSAAVEEFIAAGYDATSMDRIAARAGVSKRTVYNHFESKEALFAAILHRLWDASETGDSPVYSADEPLRAQLLALLTRKLRLMTDEAFLSLARVAIAAGIHSPERARDMVARIGEREEDVTAWIRKAAADGRLVVADPVFAGQQLHGIVKGFAFWPQVTMGQPPLSKNEQKKVAEAAADMFLARYERAASKPASKSL, encoded by the coding sequence ATGGATTCGAACGACATCGACGAAATTCCCCAGCGCCTGACCGACCGCAAGCGCGCCGCGATCGTGAGCGCGGCCGTGGAGGAGTTCATCGCCGCGGGCTACGACGCGACCAGCATGGACCGCATCGCCGCACGCGCGGGCGTGTCCAAGCGCACGGTCTATAACCATTTCGAGAGCAAGGAAGCGTTGTTCGCCGCGATCCTGCATCGTCTCTGGGACGCGAGCGAAACCGGCGATTCACCCGTCTATAGCGCCGATGAACCGTTGCGCGCGCAACTGCTCGCGCTGCTCACGCGCAAGCTGCGTCTGATGACCGATGAGGCTTTTCTGTCGCTCGCGCGCGTGGCGATCGCGGCGGGCATTCATTCACCGGAGCGCGCGCGGGACATGGTCGCGCGCATCGGCGAGCGTGAGGAAGACGTCACGGCGTGGATCAGAAAAGCCGCCGCCGATGGCCGTCTCGTGGTCGCGGACCCGGTCTTCGCCGGGCAGCAATTGCATGGCATCGTGAAGGGTTTCGCGTTCTGGCCGCAGGTGACGATGGGCCAGCCGCCGCTTTCGAAGAATGAGCAGAAGAAAGTGGCGGAAGCGGCCGCCGACATGTTCCTCGCGCGCTATGAGCGCGCCGCTTCGAAACCCGCTTCGAAATCTTTATAA
- a CDS encoding GntR family transcriptional regulator, with product MESQQERVLVYLRDLILKGEFAPGERLGEVALAERLKASRTPVRLALTTLEQEGLVEPSPAGGYVMRRITAAEIGDAIAVRGHLEGMAARLVAEHGVPRQLSNALAECLRAGDRLLAKSELDLDDYAAYTDMNNRFHKLIVEGSGNAALMRAIDMNNRLPFAAASAMLPMQSAIEEGRQWLFMAHQQHHSLVDALERGEGTRAQALATEHVQIAQKNLAYALERPEVCVKLAPALQLVAEAVL from the coding sequence ATGGAATCCCAGCAAGAACGCGTATTGGTCTATCTGCGCGACCTGATCCTGAAAGGCGAATTCGCGCCCGGCGAACGCCTGGGCGAAGTCGCGCTCGCCGAGCGGCTGAAGGCGTCGCGCACGCCGGTGCGGCTCGCGCTCACCACGCTGGAGCAGGAAGGTCTGGTCGAGCCATCGCCGGCGGGCGGATATGTGATGCGGCGCATCACGGCCGCCGAAATCGGCGATGCCATCGCGGTGCGCGGTCATCTGGAAGGCATGGCGGCGCGTCTGGTCGCCGAGCACGGCGTGCCGCGCCAGCTATCGAATGCGCTGGCGGAATGCCTGCGCGCGGGCGATCGGCTGCTCGCGAAATCCGAACTCGATCTCGACGACTACGCCGCCTACACCGACATGAACAATCGCTTCCACAAGCTGATCGTCGAAGGGTCGGGCAACGCGGCGCTGATGCGCGCCATCGACATGAACAATCGCCTGCCGTTCGCCGCAGCGAGCGCGATGTTGCCGATGCAATCGGCCATCGAAGAAGGACGGCAATGGCTTTTCATGGCGCATCAGCAGCACCACAGTCTGGTGGATGCGCTGGAACGCGGCGAAGGCACGCGCGCGCAGGCGCTCGCGACAGAGCACGTGCAGATCGCGCAGAAGAATCTGGCGTATGCGCTGGAACGCCCGGAAGTGTGCGTGAAACTCGCGCCCGCGTTGCAACTGGTCGCGGAAGCGGTTTTATAA
- a CDS encoding aromatic ring-hydroxylating dioxygenase subunit alpha: MMSSQQNETITRVGKGTPAGQLLRRYWQPVALVDELPAERPVKAVRLMGQDFVVFRDEQGRYGMLDRDCPHRGADLAAGRLEDGGLRCAFHGWLFDASGRCLSTPGEPVGSTLCNKVRQSAYPIVEKAGILFGYIGKDAPPAFPNFDCFAAPDAYTFAFKGLFECNWLQALEVGIDPAHASFLHRFFEDADVSESYGKQFRGASADSNMPITKVLREFESPEILVSPADYGLRLIAKRPLDEAHTHVRVTNVVFPQAFVIPMSSEMTITQWHVPVDDENCYWYAIFTSFGAPTDKAQMREQRLELYELPDYTSRKNKRNNYGFDPREQLSETYTGMGFDINVHDQWAVESQGAIQDRTREHLGTTDKGIIAYRRLLVDAIEKTQAGEPTLMLIDEQQAAHLTGPASIDGIGPADRWDEYWKESDVKRRVNAPWPAPKA, translated from the coding sequence ATGATGAGTTCGCAGCAAAACGAAACGATCACCCGCGTCGGCAAGGGCACGCCCGCCGGCCAGTTGTTGCGCCGGTACTGGCAGCCCGTGGCGCTCGTCGATGAATTGCCCGCCGAGCGTCCCGTGAAAGCCGTGCGCCTGATGGGGCAGGATTTCGTCGTCTTCAGGGACGAACAAGGCCGCTACGGCATGCTGGATCGCGACTGCCCGCATCGCGGGGCGGATCTCGCAGCGGGGCGTCTCGAAGACGGCGGCCTGCGTTGCGCGTTCCACGGCTGGCTCTTCGACGCCAGCGGACGCTGTCTCTCGACGCCGGGCGAGCCCGTCGGCAGCACGCTCTGCAACAAGGTGCGCCAGTCGGCATATCCGATCGTCGAGAAGGCCGGAATTCTGTTCGGTTACATCGGCAAGGACGCGCCGCCCGCGTTTCCGAACTTCGACTGCTTCGCCGCGCCCGATGCGTACACGTTCGCGTTCAAAGGTCTGTTCGAATGCAACTGGCTGCAGGCGCTCGAAGTCGGCATCGATCCCGCGCACGCATCGTTTCTGCATCGCTTCTTCGAGGACGCGGACGTGAGCGAGAGCTACGGCAAGCAGTTCCGCGGCGCGTCGGCTGATTCGAACATGCCGATCACCAAGGTGCTGCGCGAATTCGAATCGCCCGAGATTCTCGTGAGCCCGGCGGACTACGGCCTGCGCCTCATTGCAAAGCGCCCGCTCGACGAAGCGCATACGCATGTGCGCGTGACCAACGTCGTGTTCCCGCAAGCGTTCGTCATTCCGATGAGCTCGGAAATGACGATCACGCAATGGCACGTGCCCGTCGACGACGAGAACTGCTACTGGTACGCGATTTTCACGAGTTTCGGCGCGCCGACCGACAAGGCGCAGATGCGCGAGCAACGGCTCGAACTGTATGAACTGCCCGATTACACGTCGCGCAAGAACAAGCGCAACAACTACGGTTTCGATCCGCGCGAGCAGTTGAGCGAAACCTACACGGGGATGGGCTTCGACATCAACGTGCATGATCAGTGGGCCGTCGAATCGCAGGGCGCGATTCAGGACCGCACGCGCGAGCATCTGGGCACGACCGACAAGGGAATCATCGCGTATCGACGCCTTCTCGTCGATGCGATCGAGAAGACGCAGGCGGGCGAGCCGACGCTGATGCTGATCGATGAACAACAGGCCGCGCATTTGACCGGTCCCGCTTCGATCGACGGCATCGGGCCTGCGGACCGCTGGGACGAATACTGGAAAGAGTCCGACGTGAAGCGCCGCGTGAATGCGCCGTGGCCCGCGCCGAAAGCCTGA
- a CDS encoding glutamine synthetase family protein codes for MSFVETHGLWTDAQHAAYAGLVERLKEGDVKVVRFSFPDQHGLLRGKTLVVDEAIKAMKSGVTLTTTLFAKDTSHRTVFPVFTAGGGFDMPEMQGACDTLMVADPETFRVLPWAPHTGWVLCDVHFANGLPVPFGTRQLFRRALDRLSNHGYDFVSGLEVEFHVFKVTDPHMKPEHSGQPGLPPDVELLSHGYQYLTELRYDAVDDVMELLRRNVDALGLGVRSLEVEYGPSQFEFTFAPTRGMKSADDMVLFRSAVKQICQRNGYHATFMCRPRIPNVVSSGWHLHQSLVHAGDGANAFMPGDASEPLSIAGQRYLAGLLAHAQGATALSTPTINGYRRYRPYSNAPDRASWGRDNRGVMLRVLGGVNDPASRIENRVGEPTANPYLYFASQVISGLDGMQRKLELPPSADTPYEAHAQALPRTLSDALDALRTDECLREGLGSAFIDYFCKLKQAEIDRFNLEVTEWEHREYFDAF; via the coding sequence ATGTCTTTCGTAGAAACTCATGGTTTGTGGACGGACGCGCAGCACGCCGCCTATGCCGGACTCGTCGAACGTCTGAAAGAGGGCGATGTGAAGGTCGTACGCTTCTCGTTTCCCGATCAGCACGGCCTGTTGCGCGGCAAGACGCTCGTCGTCGACGAAGCGATCAAGGCGATGAAAAGCGGCGTCACGCTGACGACCACGCTGTTTGCCAAGGACACCTCGCATCGCACGGTGTTTCCGGTGTTCACGGCGGGCGGCGGCTTCGACATGCCCGAGATGCAGGGCGCATGCGACACGCTGATGGTCGCCGACCCGGAAACGTTTCGCGTGCTGCCGTGGGCGCCGCATACGGGATGGGTGCTGTGCGACGTGCATTTCGCCAACGGCTTGCCGGTGCCGTTCGGCACGCGACAGCTTTTCCGGCGCGCGCTCGACCGGCTATCGAATCACGGTTATGACTTCGTGTCGGGCCTCGAAGTGGAGTTTCATGTCTTCAAGGTCACCGACCCGCACATGAAGCCCGAGCATTCGGGACAGCCCGGCTTGCCGCCCGATGTCGAGTTGCTGTCACATGGTTATCAGTATCTGACGGAGTTGCGCTACGACGCCGTCGATGACGTGATGGAGCTTCTTCGGCGCAATGTCGACGCGCTCGGTCTGGGCGTGCGCTCGCTCGAAGTCGAATACGGCCCGAGCCAGTTCGAGTTCACGTTCGCGCCGACCAGGGGCATGAAGAGCGCGGACGACATGGTGCTTTTCCGCAGTGCGGTGAAGCAGATCTGCCAGCGTAACGGCTATCACGCGACCTTCATGTGCCGTCCGCGCATTCCGAATGTCGTGTCGAGCGGATGGCATCTGCATCAATCGCTCGTGCATGCGGGCGATGGCGCGAATGCGTTCATGCCCGGCGATGCGTCCGAACCCTTGTCGATAGCCGGTCAACGCTATCTCGCGGGACTGCTTGCGCACGCACAGGGCGCGACCGCGCTGTCGACGCCGACGATCAACGGCTATCGGCGCTACCGGCCGTATTCGAACGCGCCGGATCGTGCGAGCTGGGGGCGCGACAACCGCGGCGTGATGCTGCGCGTGCTCGGCGGCGTGAATGATCCGGCGAGCCGCATAGAGAATCGTGTGGGCGAGCCGACCGCGAATCCTTACCTGTACTTCGCCTCGCAAGTAATCTCGGGTCTCGACGGCATGCAGCGCAAGCTCGAATTGCCGCCTTCTGCCGATACGCCCTACGAAGCGCACGCGCAAGCGCTGCCGCGCACATTGAGCGACGCACTCGACGCGCTGCGTACTGACGAATGCCTGCGCGAAGGCCTTGGCAGCGCGTTCATCGACTACTTCTGCAAGCTGAAGCAGGCGGAAATCGACCGCTTCAATCTGGAAGTCACCGAGTGGGAACATCGCGAATACTTCGACGCGTTCTGA
- a CDS encoding 2Fe-2S iron-sulfur cluster-binding protein, whose product MSIVTVILRDGTRRDIDVPDGTSVMEAAIHNNVRGIDAECGGCLSCATCHVYIDASSTADLPSPDESELELLDGVAAERRPESRLSCQLVMSAAINGLVVQIPQRQG is encoded by the coding sequence ATGTCTATCGTTACGGTCATCTTGCGCGACGGCACGCGCCGCGACATCGACGTGCCCGACGGCACGAGCGTGATGGAAGCCGCGATTCACAACAACGTGCGCGGCATCGACGCGGAATGCGGCGGCTGCTTGTCCTGCGCGACGTGTCATGTTTATATCGATGCATCGTCGACGGCGGATCTTCCGTCGCCCGACGAATCGGAACTCGAATTGCTGGACGGCGTCGCAGCGGAGCGGCGTCCCGAAAGCCGACTGAGTTGCCAACTCGTGATGAGCGCCGCGATCAACGGGCTCGTCGTACAGATTCCGCAAAGACAGGGGTGA
- a CDS encoding NAD(P)/FAD-dependent oxidoreductase, producing the protein MNQTLVIVGASYAGVQLAAATREAGFEGRIVLIGDEADAPYQRPPLSKGFLTGSFSEARLPLRSQAFFDEENIEWMPSMRATHIDRAQREVELHDGTRIAYDHLALTTGARVRKLDCPGATLDAVHYLRDLRDARRLAQTARSARRAVVIGGGYIGLEAAASLRQHGIDVTVVETEPRLLARVASPWMSAFMQRVHADNGVAFEFGRKVVALQPLDDAVSVVLDDDTHLPCDLVVVGIGVIPNTELAAECGLTVAGGIVVDECARTSDPAIVAAGDCAAFVPHWAPPDSRASRIESVQNANDMAKVAALAIVGRPQPYRVVPWFWSDQYDLKLQMAGIHSGFTNHVLRGSVDEKKFSIFYFRGDALIAVDSINRPQEHMLARKLLAQSVKLAPHEAEDPAFDLKGAAQ; encoded by the coding sequence ATGAATCAGACGCTCGTGATCGTCGGTGCGTCGTATGCGGGGGTTCAGCTCGCGGCGGCCACGCGCGAAGCCGGCTTCGAAGGACGCATCGTGCTCATCGGCGACGAGGCCGACGCGCCGTATCAGCGTCCGCCGCTATCCAAAGGATTTCTCACCGGAAGCTTCAGCGAAGCGCGCCTGCCGTTGCGCTCGCAAGCCTTCTTCGATGAAGAGAACATCGAATGGATGCCGTCGATGCGTGCAACGCATATCGATCGCGCGCAACGTGAAGTCGAACTGCACGACGGCACGCGCATTGCCTACGATCATCTCGCGCTCACTACCGGGGCGCGCGTGCGCAAGCTCGATTGCCCGGGCGCGACGCTCGATGCCGTTCATTACCTGCGCGATCTGCGCGATGCGCGGCGTCTCGCGCAAACGGCGCGCTCGGCGCGGCGCGCGGTGGTGATCGGCGGCGGATATATCGGTCTCGAAGCGGCGGCGTCGCTGCGTCAGCACGGCATCGACGTGACGGTCGTGGAAACGGAGCCGCGCCTCTTGGCACGCGTCGCGTCGCCGTGGATGTCGGCATTCATGCAGCGCGTGCATGCCGATAACGGCGTCGCCTTCGAATTCGGGCGCAAGGTGGTCGCGCTACAGCCGCTCGATGATGCGGTGTCCGTCGTGCTCGACGACGATACACATCTGCCGTGCGATCTCGTCGTCGTGGGTATCGGTGTGATTCCGAATACCGAACTCGCGGCGGAGTGCGGTCTGACGGTGGCGGGCGGCATCGTCGTCGACGAATGCGCGCGCACGAGCGATCCGGCGATCGTCGCCGCGGGCGATTGCGCCGCGTTCGTGCCGCATTGGGCGCCGCCCGATTCGCGCGCGAGCCGCATCGAATCGGTGCAGAACGCAAACGATATGGCGAAAGTCGCGGCGCTCGCGATCGTCGGGCGGCCGCAGCCGTATCGCGTGGTGCCGTGGTTCTGGTCCGATCAATACGATCTCAAGCTGCAGATGGCGGGTATTCACTCGGGCTTCACGAATCATGTGTTGCGCGGTTCCGTCGACGAGAAGAAGTTCTCGATCTTCTACTTTCGCGGCGATGCGTTGATCGCGGTGGACAGCATCAATCGTCCGCAGGAGCATATGCTCGCGCGCAAGCTGCTCGCGCAGAGCGTGAAGCTGGCTCCGCACGAAGCGGAAGATCCCGCGTTCGATCTGAAAGGAGCGGCGCAATGA
- a CDS encoding gamma-glutamyl-gamma-aminobutyrate hydrolase family protein, whose product MKPMVGVVCDRFFVGEYDLHSAKHSYVRALMTCAQVSPVLIPASRDVEAVADYLDGVSGLLFPGGASNVEARLYGGAADADMLVDPDRDHVALELMRGAAARGMPLLGICRGFQEMNVAFGGTLHPDIHASGHSEDHLEDKREALLERYRYRHEIELADDGALMTLAGGARRVHVNSLHRQGVARLAPRLAVEARAPDGLIEAIRLEGHPFALGVQWHPEAMVASDALSRALFEAFGASCRRYAARGEV is encoded by the coding sequence ATGAAACCGATGGTCGGTGTCGTATGCGACCGGTTCTTCGTCGGCGAATACGATCTGCATAGTGCGAAGCACAGCTATGTCCGCGCATTGATGACGTGCGCGCAAGTCAGCCCGGTGCTGATTCCGGCATCGCGCGATGTCGAAGCGGTCGCGGACTATCTCGACGGCGTGAGCGGCCTGCTGTTTCCCGGCGGCGCGTCGAATGTCGAGGCCCGCCTGTACGGCGGCGCGGCCGATGCGGACATGCTCGTCGATCCCGACCGCGATCATGTCGCGCTGGAACTGATGCGCGGCGCGGCGGCGCGCGGCATGCCGCTCCTGGGCATCTGTCGCGGCTTTCAGGAGATGAACGTCGCGTTCGGCGGTACGTTGCATCCCGACATCCATGCGTCGGGGCATTCGGAAGATCATCTCGAGGACAAGCGCGAAGCGTTGCTCGAGCGCTATCGCTATCGTCATGAAATCGAACTCGCCGATGACGGCGCGTTGATGACGCTCGCGGGCGGCGCGCGGCGCGTGCACGTGAATTCGCTGCATCGTCAGGGCGTGGCGAGGCTCGCGCCGCGACTGGCGGTCGAGGCGCGCGCGCCGGATGGCCTGATCGAAGCAATCCGCCTTGAAGGGCATCCGTTCGCGCTCGGCGTGCAATGGCATCCGGAAGCGATGGTCGCAAGCGATGCGCTTTCGCGCGCGCTGTTCGAGGCGTTCGGCGCAAGTTGCAGACGCTACGCGGCGCGCGGCGAGGTCTGA
- a CDS encoding LysR substrate-binding domain-containing protein — protein sequence MSAERIDLNLLRVFDAIFEDRNLALAGKRLHLSQSAISHALGRMRDVLGDDLFVRTGRGMEPTVRALAMATQVRGALAQIKAALGVDRFDPAIARRTFVLAANDYITVLLLGRLSQRLSAEAPFVDIVVRPSTRLDLAGQIDVGRIDIAIGIFADVPRRFRSIDVWAQTDVLLLHREHPIAERPLTRDDLLTYPLVAVSQGGEEEGAVSGFIVERGLARQSEMFDRDALNRGFADSADVPRVRVAVAHSLAIPALLRHSDMLAIVPSSLGRELERNGELQMRATPYACPDATVRAVWHERNDADPGLQWLRQQLIEVSRQVRSR from the coding sequence ATGTCGGCCGAGCGCATCGACCTCAATCTGCTGCGAGTCTTCGACGCGATTTTCGAAGACCGCAATCTGGCGCTGGCGGGCAAGCGTCTGCACCTCAGTCAATCGGCGATCAGTCATGCGCTCGGACGCATGCGCGACGTGCTCGGCGACGATCTCTTCGTGCGTACCGGGCGCGGCATGGAGCCCACTGTGCGCGCGCTCGCCATGGCGACACAGGTGCGCGGCGCGCTCGCGCAGATCAAGGCGGCGCTGGGCGTCGACAGGTTCGATCCGGCGATCGCGCGGCGCACGTTCGTGCTGGCCGCGAACGACTACATCACGGTGCTCCTGCTCGGGCGGCTCAGCCAGCGTCTGAGCGCGGAAGCCCCGTTCGTGGATATCGTGGTGCGGCCATCGACGCGGCTCGATCTCGCGGGCCAGATCGATGTCGGCCGCATCGACATCGCGATCGGCATTTTTGCCGATGTGCCGCGCCGCTTTCGCTCGATCGACGTATGGGCGCAGACCGACGTGCTGCTGCTGCATCGCGAGCACCCGATCGCGGAGCGGCCGCTCACGCGAGACGACTTGCTGACGTATCCGCTCGTCGCGGTATCGCAGGGCGGCGAGGAAGAGGGCGCGGTGAGCGGCTTCATCGTCGAACGGGGACTCGCGCGGCAATCGGAGATGTTCGATCGCGATGCGCTCAATCGCGGCTTCGCCGATAGCGCCGATGTTCCGCGCGTGCGCGTGGCCGTCGCGCATTCGCTCGCGATTCCCGCGCTGCTGCGTCATAGCGACATGCTTGCGATAGTGCCGTCGTCGCTCGGTCGCGAACTGGAACGCAACGGCGAGCTGCAGATGCGCGCGACGCCCTATGCATGTCCCGATGCGACCGTGCGCGCCGTATGGCACGAACGCAACGATGCCGACCCTGGGCTGCAATGGCTCAGGCAGCAACTCATCGAGGTATCGCGGCAGGTGCGAAGCCGCTGA
- a CDS encoding MFS transporter, translating into MEETKVVDVQALINTQPFSRYQWLVFAMCFVIVLMDGFDTAAIGFIAPSLVGEWHLSRAALAPVLSAALFGLACGALLSGPLADRWGRRGVLIAAVFIFGLACLASGQAGDLTSLTALRFVTGVGLGAAMPNAVTLMSEFCPNGRRATIVNLMFCGFPLGAAFGGFLAAWMIPHFGWRSVLHFGGAVPLLLTVVLVLALPESIQYMVSKKKPVERIRKVLTRIAPHVAAAESFVMREAAGPAAGSGGARIVLSRAHVFGSLMLWLCYFMGLVIFYGLINWMPVLLKDAGLSPQRAALISALFPLGGAGTVLCGMLMDRFNPNGVVAGAYALGAVSVYAIGQAIGNVGLLVCAVFVAGVLVNTAQASMPALAAAFYPTSGRGTGVAWMLGVGRFGGIAGSFLVAELARQQMSLPGIFTVVAMAGAASCAALLLKQVASPRSTTEVADGQPLAH; encoded by the coding sequence ATGGAAGAGACAAAGGTTGTCGATGTACAGGCGCTCATCAACACGCAGCCGTTTTCGCGCTATCAATGGCTCGTATTCGCGATGTGCTTCGTGATCGTATTGATGGATGGTTTCGATACGGCCGCGATCGGTTTCATCGCGCCATCGCTCGTCGGCGAATGGCATCTGAGCCGGGCGGCGCTCGCACCCGTGCTGAGCGCGGCGCTGTTCGGGCTCGCGTGCGGCGCGCTGCTGTCCGGGCCGCTCGCGGATCGCTGGGGCAGGCGCGGCGTGCTGATCGCGGCGGTGTTCATATTCGGCTTGGCGTGCCTGGCTTCGGGCCAGGCGGGCGATCTCACTTCGTTGACCGCGCTGCGCTTCGTGACCGGTGTGGGCCTCGGCGCGGCGATGCCTAACGCCGTCACGTTGATGAGCGAGTTCTGCCCGAACGGCCGCCGCGCGACCATCGTCAATCTGATGTTCTGCGGCTTTCCTTTGGGCGCGGCATTCGGCGGTTTTCTCGCGGCCTGGATGATTCCGCACTTCGGCTGGCGCAGCGTGCTGCATTTCGGCGGCGCGGTGCCGTTGTTGCTGACGGTGGTGCTCGTGCTCGCGCTGCCGGAATCGATCCAGTACATGGTGTCGAAGAAGAAGCCTGTCGAGCGCATTCGCAAGGTGTTGACGCGCATCGCGCCGCACGTTGCGGCGGCAGAATCGTTCGTGATGCGTGAAGCCGCCGGACCCGCAGCGGGCAGCGGCGGGGCGCGCATCGTGCTGTCGCGCGCACATGTCTTCGGTTCGTTGATGCTGTGGCTGTGCTATTTCATGGGCCTCGTGATCTTCTACGGCCTCATCAACTGGATGCCGGTGCTGCTGAAGGATGCGGGTCTGAGCCCGCAGCGCGCGGCGCTGATTTCCGCGCTCTTTCCGCTCGGCGGCGCGGGCACGGTGCTGTGCGGCATGCTGATGGATCGCTTCAATCCGAACGGCGTCGTGGCGGGCGCATACGCGCTCGGCGCGGTGAGCGTGTACGCGATCGGACAGGCGATCGGCAATGTCGGACTGCTCGTGTGCGCGGTGTTCGTGGCGGGCGTGCTCGTGAATACCGCGCAGGCTTCGATGCCCGCGCTCGCGGCGGCGTTCTATCCGACCTCGGGACGCGGCACCGGCGTCGCGTGGATGCTGGGCGTCGGCCGGTTCGGTGGAATCGCGGGCTCGTTTCTGGTCGCAGAGCTTGCGCGGCAGCAGATGAGCCTGCCGGGCATCTTCACCGTGGTGGCGATGGCGGGCGCGGCATCGTGCGCCGCATTGTTGCTCAAGCAGGTGGCGAGTCCCCGCTCGACGACCGAAGTCGCGGATGGCCAGCCGCTCGCGCATTGA